A stretch of the Bremerella alba genome encodes the following:
- a CDS encoding transporter, which produces MNRIRCLAFAALAPFAMINLALAHPDDPIATDSLYDPAEPFATCWECEGHGHGHDLKEDRPDTHAPASLMGDHVHHQGEYMVEYKYRKMYMDGNRFGSRRVTDTEALTVTGINFMATPTQMDMDMHMIHFMYGATDDITLYIMPMWMELTMDHLRANNTTFSTYNSGFGDLHFGALMLLHDTDSTDLIFNFGMSAPTGNIHGTTTNVSPAGMETQMPYPMQLGSGTFNFRPGITYKKYWAMASMGAQLQTNLPVGENYRDYTVGNEYQLNWWFAKRVTKPFALTFRTEALWRENYRGAGDPQLNPNMISTARTDMRGGFWCNLGFGGIYQFCDGSRLNVEMVLPVAQDLNGVQLETDYSMAASFSKAW; this is translated from the coding sequence GTGAATCGGATTCGTTGCCTGGCTTTTGCGGCCCTTGCTCCTTTCGCCATGATAAATCTGGCTTTGGCACATCCCGATGACCCCATTGCTACCGATTCGCTCTATGACCCAGCCGAGCCGTTCGCTACGTGCTGGGAGTGCGAAGGCCATGGACACGGTCACGACCTGAAAGAAGATCGCCCCGACACGCACGCACCGGCTAGTTTGATGGGAGACCATGTCCACCACCAGGGCGAATACATGGTGGAGTACAAGTACCGCAAGATGTACATGGACGGCAACCGTTTCGGCTCGCGGCGGGTGACCGACACCGAAGCGCTGACCGTGACCGGCATCAACTTCATGGCCACGCCCACTCAGATGGATATGGATATGCACATGATCCATTTCATGTACGGGGCCACCGACGATATCACGCTGTACATCATGCCCATGTGGATGGAACTGACGATGGACCATCTACGCGCCAACAACACGACCTTTTCCACCTACAACTCTGGCTTCGGCGACCTCCACTTTGGTGCGTTGATGCTTCTGCATGATACGGACAGCACCGATTTGATTTTCAACTTCGGTATGAGTGCCCCAACCGGTAACATCCATGGCACCACCACCAACGTGAGCCCCGCAGGCATGGAAACACAGATGCCTTACCCAATGCAACTGGGCAGCGGGACGTTCAACTTCCGTCCCGGCATTACTTATAAGAAGTATTGGGCGATGGCGAGCATGGGTGCCCAACTTCAGACGAACTTACCCGTCGGCGAAAACTACCGTGATTACACCGTAGGTAACGAATACCAATTAAATTGGTGGTTCGCCAAGCGGGTAACCAAACCTTTCGCATTGACCTTTCGCACCGAAGCACTGTGGCGAGAAAACTACCGTGGAGCCGGCGACCCGCAGTTAAACCCCAACATGATCAGCACGGCCCGCACCGATATGCGAGGCGGCTTTTGGTGCAATCTCGGCTTCGGCGGCATCTATCAATTTTGCGACGGTAGCCGTCTGAATGTTGAAATGGTTCTGCCAGTCGCCCAAGACCTGAATGGGGTGCAGTTGGAAACCGACTACAGCATGGCAGCGAGTTTCTCGAAGGCCTGGTAA
- a CDS encoding DUF2314 domain-containing protein has product MLPSENLEREQAAKKACSTFKYFRREMFRERRCIVPRIEVCSSVCVIYQAFEKLAAML; this is encoded by the coding sequence ATGTTGCCGTCCGAAAACCTTGAAAGGGAGCAAGCTGCCAAAAAGGCTTGTTCGACCTTCAAATACTTCCGGCGAGAAATGTTTCGGGAACGCCGCTGCATTGTGCCCAGGATTGAAGTTTGCAGCAGCGTATGTGTGATTTACCAGGCCTTCGAGAAACTCGCTGCCATGCTGTAG